A genome region from Anolis carolinensis isolate JA03-04 chromosome 6, rAnoCar3.1.pri, whole genome shotgun sequence includes the following:
- the rnasek gene encoding ribonuclease kappa, with protein MVSLLCCGPKMAACGIVLSVWGVIMLVLLGIFFNVHSAVLIEDVPATEEDFKDGPNKIYALYEQVSYNCFIAAGLYVILGGFSFCQVRLNKRKEYMVR; from the exons ATGGTCTCCCTGCTGTGCTGCGGGCCGAAGATGGCCGCCTGCGGGATCGTGCTCAGCGTCTGGGGGGTCATCATGCTG gtcCTGCTGGGGATCTTCTTCAACGTCCACTCAGCCGTCCTCATTGAGGATGTTCCGGCCACGGAGGAGGACTTCAA AGACGGTCCGAACAAGATCTACGCGCTCTACGAGCAGGTCAGCTACAACTGCTTCATCGCGGCCGGCCTCTACGTCATCCTGGGGGGCTTCTCCTTCTGCCAGGTCCGGCTCAACAAGCGCAAGGAGTACATGGTCCGCTAG